In Halobacteriovorax sp. JY17, the DNA window ATAGTCAGATAACATCTCCTTCATTATTGTCCAGTCATGATTTTTGATCCTAAATATCCCATTTATATTTTCAACGACTACGTCGACATGAGAAAAGGACACAATACTTTGGCCTATATCGTCACTCACACAATCAACCTAGAGTTAATGTCAGGAGCTCTTTTTCTATTCGTCGCCAAGAGTAGAAAAGCCTGCAAAGCTTTATTCTTCGATGGCAATGGACTTGTGCTAATTCACAAGAAGATTGAGCGAGGGAGATTCATGTCCTTTGAGAACATTAAAGAAGTTACTGAGATCAACTCAAATGAGTTAACGCTAATTCTCAATGGCGGACAGATCCCTCTCTCAAAGTCTGGAAAGAAAATATTACTAAAAAGATAAGAAAACATTAGGCCTTTCGTTAAGGCTATTCTATAATTTCTTTCATGTATGATGTATCAAAAGAAAACGATAGAGAGTTTCTAAGAGAAGCAGTATCAATGCTTCAAGAGAAACTTATGATA includes these proteins:
- the tnpB gene encoding IS66 family insertion sequence element accessory protein TnpB (TnpB, as the term is used for proteins encoded by IS66 family insertion elements, is considered an accessory protein, since TnpC, encoded by a neighboring gene, is a DDE family transposase.), whose amino-acid sequence is MIFDPKYPIYIFNDYVDMRKGHNTLAYIVTHTINLELMSGALFLFVAKSRKACKALFFDGNGLVLIHKKIERGRFMSFENIKEVTEINSNELTLILNGGQIPLSKSGKKILLKR